A window of Thermodesulfobacteriota bacterium contains these coding sequences:
- the rimP gene encoding ribosome maturation factor RimP: protein MSEDIVYNVKELLEPLLRGKGLELFDVEYKGSGKRGVLRVFIDKEEGVTVDDCALVSRELGTLLDVHDIIPSSYTLEVSSPGLTRPLRNPADYARFTGSKVKIKTSEEIDKRKVFIGTLAGIEDGVVTVEADGARYEIPYGSIEKANLELDF from the coding sequence ATGTCAGAAGATATTGTGTATAACGTCAAGGAGCTGCTGGAGCCCCTCTTGAGAGGGAAGGGCCTTGAGCTTTTCGACGTCGAATACAAGGGCTCGGGCAAAAGAGGCGTTTTAAGGGTATTCATAGACAAGGAAGAGGGGGTTACGGTAGACGACTGCGCGCTCGTGAGCAGGGAACTGGGGACGCTCCTCGATGTGCACGACATCATACCCTCGTCCTACACGCTCGAGGTGTCGTCGCCGGGCCTCACGAGGCCTCTCAGGAACCCGGCAGATTACGCGAGGTTCACGGGCAGCAAGGTGAAGATAAAGACGAGCGAGGAAATAGATAAAAGGAAGGTATTCATAGGCACGCTGGCCGGCATCGAGGACGGCGTCGTGACCGTTGAGGCCGACGGGGCCCGTTACGAGATTCCTTACGGGTCGATAGAGAAAGCGAATTTGGAACTGGATTTTTAA
- the nusA gene encoding transcription termination factor NusA — translation MATMTELSRVMDSVCKDKGIDKDEIVNAVEEAVLSAAQKLFRMQDKDKELEVHFNEDDGDVELFEFKTVVEDIQDPDTEITLDAAHELDPEAEFGDEIGVKINPEFTRIAIQNAKQKILQSIKEAEGKVIYEEFKNRRGELISGIVRRVERRNIIVDLGRTEAILPPEHQVPREYYKPKERLRAILFEIKETKRGPQLILSRAHKDFVKKLFESEVPEIGDQIVVIKAISRDPGGRTKIAVTSSDTDVDPVGACVGMRGSRVQNVIQELKGEKIDIVPWSPDPARFACNALSPARVSKVIIDDDNKSMEIIVDDDQLSLAIGRRGQNVRLASQLTEWRIDIKTESQVKREQQDVVHLLMSLPNVKEVTANLLYGEGFHKLEDIAFSDPETLAKSAGLRSEEDAVKLQTAARIALKDRLEQMSIEEPAQEAHETGEPVEAQGAVESPETAETETDRPRAEEEPLTEQE, via the coding sequence ATGGCGACCATGACTGAGCTTAGCAGGGTAATGGATTCTGTCTGCAAGGATAAGGGGATAGACAAGGACGAGATAGTTAACGCTGTCGAGGAAGCGGTTCTTTCCGCGGCCCAGAAGCTGTTCCGCATGCAGGATAAGGACAAGGAGCTCGAAGTGCATTTCAACGAGGACGACGGCGACGTCGAGCTCTTCGAGTTCAAGACGGTGGTCGAGGACATACAGGATCCCGACACCGAGATCACGCTCGATGCGGCGCACGAGCTCGACCCCGAAGCGGAATTCGGGGACGAGATCGGCGTGAAGATCAATCCCGAATTCACCAGGATAGCGATTCAGAACGCAAAGCAGAAAATCCTCCAGAGCATAAAGGAAGCCGAGGGGAAGGTAATTTACGAAGAGTTCAAGAACAGAAGGGGCGAGCTCATAAGCGGCATCGTGAGGCGGGTCGAAAGAAGGAACATCATAGTCGACCTCGGGCGTACGGAGGCTATTCTGCCTCCGGAGCACCAGGTGCCGAGGGAGTACTACAAGCCCAAGGAAAGACTCCGCGCTATACTCTTCGAGATCAAGGAAACCAAGCGCGGCCCGCAGCTCATACTGTCGCGCGCACACAAGGACTTCGTCAAGAAGCTCTTCGAATCGGAAGTCCCTGAGATCGGGGACCAGATAGTGGTGATAAAGGCCATATCGCGCGACCCGGGCGGGCGTACGAAGATAGCCGTTACCTCGAGCGATACGGACGTCGACCCGGTAGGCGCGTGCGTCGGTATGCGCGGCTCACGGGTGCAGAACGTCATACAGGAGCTCAAGGGCGAGAAGATAGACATCGTGCCGTGGTCGCCGGACCCGGCCCGCTTTGCCTGTAACGCCCTGTCGCCCGCCCGCGTGAGCAAGGTGATAATCGACGACGACAACAAGTCGATGGAGATAATCGTCGACGACGATCAGCTTTCCCTCGCGATCGGGAGACGCGGACAGAACGTAAGGCTCGCTTCGCAGCTGACCGAATGGAGAATCGACATCAAGACCGAGTCCCAGGTCAAGCGCGAGCAGCAGGACGTCGTCCACCTCTTGATGTCTCTCCCCAACGTCAAGGAAGTTACCGCGAATCTCCTTTACGGAGAAGGCTTCCACAAGCTGGAAGATATAGCGTTCTCGGACCCCGAGACCCTGGCCAAGTCGGCGGGGCTCAGGAGCGAGGAGGACGCCGTCAAGCTCCAGACGGCCGCAAGGATAGCGCTCAAGGACAGGCTCGAGCAGATGTCCATAGAAGAGCCGGCGCAAGAGGCGCATGAGACGGGTGAGCCCGTGGAAGCGCAAGGGGCGGTTGAGTCGCCCGAGACCGCGGAGACGGAGACCGACCGGCCTAGGGCAGAGGAAGAGCCGCTCACGGAGCAGGAATAA
- the infB gene encoding translation initiation factor IF-2 translates to MSNVRIYELSKDLNKSNREILNVAKGLGISVKSHASSISDEEAQKIRDRIISSHGGEGAQQKPVDDTEKVRVFRSEKGEEVVERRQGERVVIRRKKKQEEPAEEEAAQPAAEAGDASRAGVSPAGEEPGEPGEAVPEEAGGEEIPAGDEAVLQAQEEEALQGETNGVAVNGAEAGAGTAEAKGDAKPGDKDETDESAKKKKKVRSSRVKPKREEIIDEDTLEELRKAFRTKLPGRKREYLVDDRRSKAKSSPHGFQRERTFDRGGRGVQGQRDQRTAGTAADDASRVIPFPGKPPRRTVKIGESINLGELARMMGIKAGELIKKLISMGMRATVNQALDHETAALLAEEFDFDVSVDIFEEKDILLEEPDTGEDRELAPRPPVVTVMGHVDHGKTTLLDSIRQTNVVEGEAGGITQHIGAYSVDVDGRTVSFVDTPGHEAFTAMRARGAKVTDVVILVVAADDGVMPQTIEAVNHARAAEVPIIVAINKVDKPEANLERIKRQLSEIGLISEEWGGDTLFAEVSAKQRTGIKELLELVLLQADILELKADKDKRANGFVIEAVLDKGRGPVATVIVREGTLKIGDYIVTGTTVGKVRALIDDKGKRVKEAGPSMPVEIMGLSGVPEAGDRFYVVKDEKAAKDVVSHRETKIRETAAAKERKPTLENLFETLEQEEAKELPLIIKADTQGSVEAVSESISKLSTEKCQVKIVHSGVGGITETDVVLASASDAIIVGFNVRPDVKALEIAEREGISLELHSIIYKLIDRVRSAMEGLLDPIVKEKITAHAEIRETFTISRIGTIAGCMVTDGKISRDNNVRVVRDGVTVFEGRLSSLKRFKDDVREVNAGYECGIGIERFNDIKVGDILEFYTHEEFKQEL, encoded by the coding sequence ATGTCCAATGTCAGAATTTACGAACTGTCTAAAGATTTGAACAAGTCCAATAGAGAAATCCTTAACGTCGCCAAGGGACTCGGCATCTCGGTCAAGAGCCATGCGAGCTCCATTTCGGACGAAGAGGCCCAGAAAATAAGGGACAGGATTATTTCGTCCCACGGCGGAGAAGGAGCCCAGCAAAAGCCCGTCGACGACACGGAAAAGGTGAGGGTGTTCCGCTCCGAAAAAGGCGAGGAAGTAGTGGAGAGAAGGCAGGGCGAGCGCGTCGTTATAAGAAGAAAAAAGAAGCAGGAAGAACCGGCGGAGGAAGAGGCGGCGCAGCCGGCGGCGGAAGCGGGGGATGCGTCCCGGGCCGGTGTTTCCCCGGCTGGGGAAGAGCCCGGAGAACCCGGCGAGGCCGTTCCGGAAGAGGCGGGAGGCGAGGAAATCCCTGCCGGGGACGAAGCCGTGCTCCAGGCGCAGGAAGAAGAGGCGCTTCAGGGCGAAACGAACGGCGTGGCCGTAAACGGGGCCGAAGCGGGTGCGGGGACGGCCGAAGCCAAGGGCGACGCAAAGCCCGGAGACAAGGACGAGACCGATGAGTCCGCCAAGAAAAAGAAAAAGGTCCGCAGCAGCCGCGTCAAGCCGAAGCGGGAAGAAATAATAGACGAAGACACGCTCGAAGAATTGAGAAAGGCGTTCCGCACGAAGCTCCCCGGAAGAAAGAGGGAGTACCTGGTGGACGACAGGCGCTCGAAGGCCAAGTCCTCCCCACATGGTTTCCAGAGAGAAAGAACTTTCGACAGAGGAGGAAGGGGGGTCCAGGGGCAGAGGGATCAGCGAACTGCAGGGACCGCGGCGGACGATGCTTCGAGGGTAATTCCCTTCCCGGGGAAACCGCCCCGGCGCACGGTTAAAATCGGCGAATCCATAAATCTCGGCGAGCTCGCCAGGATGATGGGCATAAAAGCCGGCGAATTAATAAAGAAGCTTATAAGCATGGGTATGAGGGCCACCGTGAACCAGGCCCTCGATCACGAAACGGCGGCGCTGCTCGCCGAAGAATTCGATTTCGACGTGTCGGTGGATATCTTCGAAGAGAAGGACATTCTTTTGGAAGAGCCGGACACTGGCGAGGACAGGGAGCTTGCGCCGCGTCCTCCCGTAGTCACGGTCATGGGACACGTAGACCACGGAAAGACGACGCTCCTCGATTCCATAAGGCAGACGAACGTGGTGGAAGGCGAGGCCGGAGGCATCACGCAGCACATCGGCGCTTATTCGGTAGACGTCGACGGGCGCACGGTTTCGTTCGTCGACACCCCGGGCCACGAGGCCTTCACCGCTATGCGCGCGAGGGGCGCCAAGGTTACGGACGTCGTAATACTCGTAGTCGCGGCCGACGACGGCGTCATGCCGCAGACGATCGAGGCGGTGAACCATGCGCGTGCGGCCGAGGTGCCGATAATCGTCGCGATAAACAAGGTCGATAAACCCGAGGCCAATCTCGAAAGAATAAAGCGCCAGCTCTCTGAAATAGGGCTTATTTCGGAAGAATGGGGCGGCGACACGCTCTTCGCCGAGGTTTCGGCGAAGCAGAGAACAGGTATAAAGGAGCTCCTGGAACTCGTGCTCCTTCAGGCGGATATTCTGGAGCTCAAGGCCGACAAGGACAAGAGGGCGAACGGCTTCGTCATAGAGGCCGTGCTCGACAAGGGCAGGGGCCCGGTCGCGACCGTCATTGTCAGGGAAGGGACGCTCAAGATAGGGGATTACATAGTCACCGGAACGACCGTGGGTAAGGTAAGGGCGCTTATCGACGACAAGGGAAAGAGGGTGAAAGAGGCCGGCCCGTCGATGCCCGTCGAAATCATGGGCCTTTCGGGCGTGCCGGAGGCCGGTGACCGCTTCTACGTGGTCAAGGACGAAAAGGCGGCGAAGGACGTCGTTTCACACAGGGAAACCAAGATCCGCGAGACGGCAGCCGCGAAGGAAAGAAAGCCCACGCTCGAAAATCTCTTCGAGACGCTCGAGCAGGAAGAGGCCAAGGAGCTTCCGCTCATAATCAAGGCCGACACGCAGGGCTCGGTCGAGGCGGTCTCGGAATCCATAAGCAAGCTCAGCACCGAAAAATGCCAGGTGAAGATCGTGCATTCAGGCGTCGGCGGCATAACGGAAACGGACGTCGTCCTCGCGAGCGCATCGGACGCGATAATCGTGGGCTTTAACGTAAGGCCGGATGTAAAGGCGCTCGAAATCGCCGAAAGGGAGGGCATATCCCTTGAGCTGCATTCCATAATCTATAAGCTCATCGACAGGGTAAGGAGCGCGATGGAAGGCCTCCTCGACCCGATCGTGAAGGAGAAGATTACGGCGCACGCGGAAATCAGGGAGACGTTCACCATATCCAGGATAGGCACCATCGCGGGCTGTATGGTTACGGACGGAAAGATATCGAGGGATAATAACGTAAGGGTGGTCAGGGACGGCGTTACGGTTTTTGAAGGAAGGCTCTCGTCGCTAAAGCGTTTCAAGGACGATGTCAGGGAGGTCAATGCGGGTTATGAATGCGGTATCGGCATCGAGAGGTTTAACGATATAAAAGTAGGAGATATACTGGAGTTCTACACGCACGAGGAGTTTAAGCAAGAGCTTTAG
- a CDS encoding DUF503 domain-containing protein has protein sequence MVIGIVSIDLYMNGNRSLKAKRQIVKSLIRRVQSRFINVSISEVGSLDLWQKATIGIAFVGNETRFVNSVLDQVTDFIESTGLVEMGQRELEIIHY, from the coding sequence ATGGTTATAGGCATAGTCAGCATTGACCTGTACATGAATGGCAACAGATCGCTCAAGGCAAAGAGGCAGATTGTAAAAAGCCTTATTCGCAGAGTACAATCCCGATTCATAAATGTCTCCATATCGGAGGTGGGCTCGCTCGACCTCTGGCAAAAAGCCACGATAGGCATAGCTTTCGTAGGTAACGAAACCCGTTTCGTGAATTCGGTCCTCGACCAGGTGACCGATTTCATCGAATCCACCGGGCTAGTCGAGATGGGGCAGCGGGAGCTCGAGATAATACATTATTAG
- the rbfA gene encoding 30S ribosome-binding factor RbfA, translated as MAKRSSRVGDQILKEVSGMLVRGEIKDPRVSGVSVTEVRMSDLGMAEIYFTLPGGEAGKDEALSGLESARGFVRGKLASRLRMRKVPDIKFIFDIALEKGYRIDEILKEISGE; from the coding sequence ATGGCAAAGAGGTCAAGCAGGGTAGGCGACCAGATTCTTAAAGAAGTATCGGGGATGCTGGTCAGGGGAGAGATCAAGGACCCCCGCGTAAGCGGCGTGTCGGTTACGGAAGTGAGGATGTCGGATCTCGGAATGGCCGAGATCTACTTTACGCTCCCCGGCGGGGAGGCCGGGAAGGACGAAGCCCTTTCGGGGCTCGAAAGCGCCAGGGGGTTTGTCCGCGGGAAGCTCGCGTCCAGGCTGAGGATGAGAAAGGTACCGGACATAAAATTCATATTCGACATCGCGCTCGAAAAGGGCTACAGAATAGACGAGATACTAAAGGAGATTTCCGGTGAATGA
- a CDS encoding bifunctional oligoribonuclease/PAP phosphatase NrnA, producing MNEEMKAVIEAIRNSGRILITSHENPDGDALGSTLGLGLGLEKLGKEVVFYNKDGVPELLTFLPGSERIRTSLEGAGDFDLAFAVDCTGTSRAGDEFEDFVKAGRCRQVVIIDHHQTNSSSADIHLLDSGSSSTGEIVYLLLKTMSVEIDEAIAKNLYTTIVSDTGSFRYSNTNPVTFRDASELVERGVDPAEISEALFESEPLRKLRLVALVLPTLSVREGNRVASVVIDRSMFEKAGARREDTEGLVNIPRSIKGVEVAVAFREEAGNGSPFWKISFRSKGDVDVARIAERFGGGGHKKAAGCSVEGTLEEVQSKVFGCIGEELE from the coding sequence GTGAATGAAGAGATGAAGGCCGTGATCGAGGCCATCCGCAATTCCGGCAGGATACTCATTACATCGCACGAAAACCCGGACGGCGACGCGCTCGGCTCGACTCTCGGGCTCGGACTCGGGCTCGAAAAGCTGGGGAAGGAGGTGGTCTTTTACAATAAGGACGGGGTGCCCGAGCTTCTGACTTTTCTCCCGGGCTCGGAGAGGATCCGAACTTCACTCGAAGGCGCGGGCGATTTCGACCTTGCTTTTGCCGTCGACTGCACCGGAACGAGCCGGGCCGGGGACGAATTCGAGGATTTCGTTAAGGCCGGCCGATGCAGGCAGGTCGTCATAATAGACCACCACCAGACGAACAGCAGCTCGGCAGACATACATCTTCTCGATTCCGGGTCTTCTTCGACAGGCGAGATCGTATACCTTCTCTTAAAGACGATGTCCGTGGAGATAGACGAAGCGATAGCGAAAAACTTATACACCACTATAGTGAGCGACACCGGGTCGTTCAGGTACTCGAACACGAATCCGGTGACGTTCAGGGACGCCTCGGAGCTTGTCGAGCGGGGTGTTGACCCTGCTGAAATATCGGAAGCTCTCTTCGAGAGCGAGCCGCTCCGGAAGCTCCGGCTCGTGGCTCTTGTGCTTCCCACGCTGAGCGTCCGGGAAGGGAACAGGGTAGCCTCGGTTGTCATAGATAGAAGCATGTTCGAAAAGGCGGGCGCCCGGAGGGAGGATACCGAGGGGCTCGTCAACATACCCAGGAGCATAAAGGGCGTCGAGGTCGCGGTCGCGTTCAGGGAAGAAGCCGGGAACGGGTCCCCCTTCTGGAAGATAAGCTTCCGGTCCAAGGGGGACGTGGACGTCGCCAGGATAGCCGAGCGTTTCGGGGGCGGGGGGCATAAGAAGGCCGCGGGCTGCTCCGTGGAAGGGACGCTCGAGGAAGTGCAGTCGAAAGTGTTCGGCTGTATAGGCGAGGAGCTTGAATGA
- the truB gene encoding tRNA pseudouridine(55) synthase TruB, with amino-acid sequence MNGVIVLDKPEGITSRAAVNTVNRLLQIKKSGHTGTLDPFATGVLPICVNDATKIIPFMNSGYKKYEALIRLGIRTDTMDLTGKVLSEEALPDIDKIALQGVFSKFIGKINQIPPMFSALKKGGVRLYDYARKGVEVERAPRSVTIKELELLDLNPPFIRIMVKCSRGTYVRVLASDIADELGCGGHLAELRRIESDGFGLERAVTIEDLTNGVVRLMPLEDALSHMARVDVGRDLAAEIREGKQIRKTSLKNIDIPDFKTGDKLGVYEDGRLISVTEALTDASGMDTAEDGEVVLRLLRVLN; translated from the coding sequence ATGAATGGAGTGATAGTCCTCGACAAGCCCGAGGGTATAACGTCCCGGGCGGCGGTAAACACTGTAAACAGGCTTCTTCAAATAAAAAAATCGGGCCATACCGGTACGCTCGACCCGTTCGCCACCGGCGTTTTGCCGATCTGCGTAAACGACGCCACGAAGATAATTCCTTTTATGAATAGCGGTTACAAGAAATACGAGGCGCTCATAAGGCTCGGCATAAGGACCGACACCATGGATCTCACCGGGAAAGTCCTTTCCGAGGAGGCGCTTCCGGACATAGATAAAATCGCGCTTCAAGGTGTATTTTCTAAATTTATAGGTAAAATTAATCAGATTCCCCCAATGTTTTCGGCATTGAAGAAGGGCGGGGTAAGGCTCTACGATTATGCTCGAAAGGGGGTCGAAGTGGAAAGGGCTCCGAGAAGTGTGACGATAAAGGAACTAGAGCTCCTGGATTTAAATCCGCCCTTTATCAGGATTATGGTAAAATGTTCGCGCGGGACGTACGTGCGCGTGCTGGCATCCGATATAGCCGACGAGCTCGGCTGCGGCGGGCACCTTGCGGAGCTGAGAAGGATTGAAAGCGACGGCTTCGGGCTCGAGCGCGCCGTGACGATAGAAGATTTAACGAATGGCGTCGTCAGGCTCATGCCTCTCGAAGACGCGTTGTCGCACATGGCGCGTGTCGATGTCGGGCGCGACCTGGCGGCGGAGATAAGGGAAGGAAAACAGATAAGAAAGACAAGCTTGAAAAATATCGACATCCCCGATTTCAAGACGGGCGACAAGCTGGGCGTCTATGAAGACGGCAGGCTCATTTCCGTCACCGAGGCCCTTACGGATGCGTCGGGCATGGACACCGCCGAGGACGGCGAGGTCGTGCTCAGGCTGCTCCGTGTCCTGAATTGA
- the rpsO gene encoding 30S ribosomal protein S15 — MPIDKEEKSQIISEFAHHPKDVGSSEVQVAILSRRIQDLSAHAEKAPKDFHSRRGLVSLVAKRRRLLNYIKRHNPESYPELIQKLGLRK; from the coding sequence ATGCCTATAGATAAGGAAGAGAAATCACAGATAATAAGCGAATTCGCTCATCATCCGAAAGACGTCGGCTCGTCCGAGGTCCAGGTGGCTATACTTAGCCGCCGCATACAGGACCTTTCGGCTCATGCGGAGAAGGCGCCCAAGGATTTTCATTCGAGGCGTGGGCTTGTATCGCTGGTTGCGAAGAGGAGAAGGCTTCTCAACTATATTAAAAGGCACAACCCGGAGAGCTATCCGGAACTCATACAGAAACTCGGACTGCGAAAGTAG
- the pnp gene encoding polyribonucleotide nucleotidyltransferase yields the protein MFGKRYELDTGSLARQASGAVFARNEDTAVLATVVAVDEKTEGEDFLPLTINYQERPSAAGKIPGGYFKREGRPNEKEVLTSRLIDRPIRPLIAKDFTFQTQIIVTVFSADADHDPDVLSITAASAALMVSDVPFAGPLAAVRVGRVEGRFICNPTKEELAESDMNIVVAGTKDAIVMVEGGANEVPEPEIVDALMFAHESIQEFIKLQEDLLSGLEIEKRQYEGPVEEDPFEAEILAFAGGKLKDTLVWSSKAKRRERIKSIKQETEEHMASLHPEEEEIKISKPFEKVLKSLVRDLIVKDRIRLDGRGYTDVRNIYGQVGFLPRAHGSALFTRGETQAAVTATLGTAYDEQRIDSLEGDITKTFMLHYNFPPYSVGEVSHRLGPGRREIGHGALAERAILPVLPPKDQFPYTVRVVSDVLESNGSSSMATVCGAALSLMDAGVPISAPVGGIAMGLIKEEDNFVILTDILGDEDHLGDMDFKVAGTRAGVTALQMDIKVIGVTRDILSTALEHANNARMVVLDKMAEILDQPRGDISPFAPRIISIQINPEKIKDVIGSGGKTIKKIVEVTGAQIDIDDSGRVNIASPDRDACDRAVKIIQGIVEEIEVGKIYRGTVKRILDFGAIVELGFGKDGLVHISELAPNRVNSVTDVIQENDEILVKCISRENDGRIRLSRKQALGEDIENYTNNAL from the coding sequence ATTTTCGGGAAACGATACGAGCTCGATACGGGCTCGCTGGCGCGTCAGGCCAGCGGGGCGGTATTCGCGCGTAACGAGGACACGGCGGTACTGGCTACCGTCGTCGCAGTGGATGAAAAGACCGAGGGCGAGGATTTCCTTCCCCTCACTATTAACTACCAGGAAAGGCCGTCCGCGGCGGGAAAGATACCCGGCGGCTACTTCAAGCGTGAAGGCAGGCCGAACGAGAAGGAAGTTCTTACTTCGAGGCTTATAGACAGGCCGATAAGGCCGCTCATCGCGAAGGACTTCACGTTCCAGACGCAGATCATCGTCACAGTCTTTTCGGCCGACGCCGACCACGACCCGGACGTGTTGTCTATTACGGCGGCCTCGGCCGCGCTCATGGTTTCGGACGTCCCGTTCGCGGGGCCGCTCGCGGCTGTGAGGGTCGGAAGGGTCGAAGGAAGGTTCATATGCAACCCGACGAAGGAGGAGCTCGCCGAGAGCGATATGAACATAGTGGTCGCGGGCACCAAAGATGCGATAGTGATGGTGGAGGGGGGGGCGAACGAGGTCCCGGAACCCGAAATCGTCGACGCGCTCATGTTCGCCCACGAAAGCATACAGGAATTCATCAAGCTCCAGGAAGATCTTTTGTCCGGGCTCGAGATAGAAAAGAGGCAGTACGAAGGGCCGGTCGAAGAGGACCCGTTCGAGGCCGAGATTCTGGCGTTTGCCGGCGGGAAGCTGAAAGACACGCTCGTATGGTCCTCGAAGGCCAAGAGGCGCGAGCGCATAAAGAGCATCAAGCAGGAAACCGAAGAGCACATGGCCTCTCTTCATCCCGAAGAAGAGGAAATAAAGATTTCAAAGCCCTTCGAGAAGGTTCTGAAGTCCCTCGTCAGGGACCTCATCGTAAAGGACCGGATAAGGCTCGACGGCAGGGGTTATACCGACGTCAGGAACATATACGGCCAGGTCGGATTCCTCCCCCGCGCCCACGGCTCGGCGCTGTTTACCAGGGGCGAGACGCAGGCGGCGGTCACCGCGACGCTCGGGACGGCGTACGACGAGCAGAGGATCGACTCGCTCGAAGGCGACATCACGAAGACCTTCATGCTCCACTACAACTTCCCTCCCTACAGCGTCGGCGAAGTCAGCCACAGGCTCGGGCCGGGCAGAAGGGAGATAGGGCACGGAGCGCTCGCCGAAAGGGCGATACTGCCGGTGCTTCCGCCGAAGGACCAGTTCCCGTACACGGTGAGGGTCGTCTCCGACGTTCTGGAATCGAACGGCTCCTCTTCGATGGCGACTGTCTGCGGCGCGGCGCTTTCGCTCATGGACGCGGGCGTACCCATAAGCGCGCCCGTGGGCGGCATAGCGATGGGCCTCATTAAAGAGGAAGACAACTTCGTCATCCTGACGGACATACTCGGCGACGAGGACCACCTCGGCGACATGGACTTTAAGGTCGCGGGCACGAGGGCGGGCGTCACCGCGCTTCAGATGGATATCAAGGTTATCGGCGTCACGAGGGACATACTTTCGACGGCGCTTGAGCATGCGAATAACGCAAGGATGGTCGTCCTCGACAAGATGGCCGAGATACTCGACCAGCCGAGGGGCGATATATCGCCGTTTGCGCCGAGGATAATCTCCATACAGATTAACCCGGAGAAGATAAAGGACGTCATAGGCTCCGGCGGGAAGACCATAAAGAAGATAGTCGAGGTTACCGGTGCGCAGATAGACATCGACGACAGCGGCAGGGTCAACATCGCGTCGCCCGACAGGGATGCATGCGACAGGGCCGTCAAGATCATCCAGGGTATTGTCGAGGAGATAGAGGTCGGAAAGATTTACAGGGGAACCGTAAAACGGATACTAGATTTCGGCGCTATCGTCGAGCTTGGCTTCGGTAAGGACGGACTCGTTCATATATCCGAGCTTGCCCCGAACAGGGTCAATAGCGTAACCGACGTCATTCAGGAAAATGACGAGATACTAGTCAAGTGTATCAGCAGGGAGAACGACGGCAGAATAAGGCTCAGCCGTAAGCAGGCCCTTGGCGAAGACATAGAGAATTACACCAACAACGCACTCTAG
- the miaA gene encoding tRNA (adenosine(37)-N6)-dimethylallyltransferase MiaA, with product MKEKKPRLLVILGPTASGKSRLAMEIAGALDGEIVSSDSLQVYKHLDIGTAKPSPQERARAPHHLVDILEPGEEFNAGTFRRGASSVIESLAAAGKKIIVAGGTYLYVKALLSGLIEGLPADRGLRAALRKERAEHGPEYLYKRLSSVDPESASKIHPRDYIRTERALEVYELTGQKMSLLQSLHEFGVRDYDYLKIGINVERQELRQRIDERVDGMISAGLVDEVRRLRAMGYGPGLKPMQSIGYKEMNAYIDGEIGLERAVELIKRDTKRLAKRQMTWLRADKEIHWLDIPEDMGKVLEIAEVFFRGE from the coding sequence GTGAAAGAAAAGAAACCGAGACTGCTCGTCATCCTTGGCCCCACGGCATCCGGCAAGAGCCGGCTCGCGATGGAAATCGCAGGGGCCCTGGACGGTGAGATCGTGAGCTCGGACTCCCTCCAGGTTTATAAGCATCTCGACATAGGAACGGCGAAGCCCTCCCCCCAAGAGAGGGCCCGGGCGCCGCATCACCTCGTAGACATCCTAGAGCCCGGCGAAGAGTTTAACGCCGGGACCTTCAGGCGTGGGGCCTCTTCGGTCATAGAGTCTCTCGCCGCGGCCGGTAAAAAAATAATAGTCGCGGGCGGGACGTACCTGTATGTAAAGGCGCTCCTCTCGGGCCTTATCGAGGGCCTCCCCGCCGACCGCGGGCTGAGGGCCGCGCTCAGGAAGGAGCGGGCGGAGCACGGGCCGGAGTATCTCTACAAGAGGCTCTCATCTGTCGACCCGGAATCGGCTTCGAAGATTCATCCCAGGGATTACATCAGGACCGAGAGGGCCCTCGAAGTGTACGAGCTAACGGGCCAGAAGATGTCGCTCCTCCAATCACTCCACGAATTCGGCGTCCGCGATTACGATTACCTCAAAATCGGTATAAACGTCGAGCGCCAGGAGCTCAGGCAGAGAATAGACGAAAGGGTTGACGGCATGATCTCGGCCGGGCTCGTGGACGAGGTGCGTCGCCTCCGCGCCATGGGATACGGCCCGGGGCTAAAGCCCATGCAGTCCATAGGCTATAAGGAGATGAACGCTTACATCGACGGAGAGATCGGCCTCGAAAGGGCAGTCGAGCTCATAAAGCGCGACACCAAACGCCTGGCCAAGCGCCAGATGACGTGGCTAAGGGCTGATAAGGAGATTCACTGGCTGGATATTCCGGAGGATATGGGAAAGGTTCTGGAAATTGCCGAGGTATTCTTCCGAGGCGAATGA